A DNA window from Leptolyngbya sp. KIOST-1 contains the following coding sequences:
- a CDS encoding YaiI/YqxD family protein — protein MQIWVDADACPNVIKEILFRAAKRVQVKTTLVANQELQIPGSDYIEAVQVRSGLDVADNYIAQQLQPGDLVVTADIPLAADAIAKGAYALNPRGEFYDQGNIRERLSMRNFLDELRSGGVETGGPRPFSQRDTEAFANQLDRFLTRQKHQL, from the coding sequence ATGCAGATCTGGGTTGATGCTGACGCTTGCCCGAATGTGATTAAAGAGATTCTGTTTCGGGCTGCTAAGCGTGTGCAGGTGAAAACCACGCTGGTGGCAAACCAGGAACTGCAAATTCCTGGGTCTGACTACATTGAGGCAGTGCAGGTGCGATCGGGCCTAGATGTGGCCGACAACTACATTGCCCAGCAGCTACAGCCTGGCGATTTGGTGGTTACGGCAGATATTCCCTTGGCGGCAGATGCGATTGCAAAGGGAGCCTATGCCCTCAACCCGCGCGGCGAATTTTACGACCAGGGCAACATTCGCGAGCGCCTATCGATGCGAAATTTTTTAGATGAACTCCGCAGCGGCGGGGTAGAAACCGGTGGGCCGCGACCGTTTAGCCAGCGCGATACCGAAGCCTTTGCCAACCAACTCGATCGCTTTTTGACAAGGCAAAAACATCAGCTTTAG
- a CDS encoding DUF2442 domain-containing protein, whose amino-acid sequence MVDQIDEAQFLADLRRARDTAVQAARVEPRAIDASYDAQNRSIMVRLNNGAIFSFPPDIAQGLSGAAPEDLAMVEVTPSGTGLHWEKLDADFTVSGLLNGVFGTRAWMTKLQERWQNQQAS is encoded by the coding sequence ATGGTTGATCAAATAGATGAAGCTCAGTTTTTGGCAGATCTCCGAAGAGCTAGAGATACTGCGGTACAAGCAGCTAGAGTAGAGCCACGGGCAATAGACGCCAGTTACGATGCACAGAACCGATCGATCATGGTGCGATTAAATAATGGAGCCATTTTTAGTTTTCCCCCTGATATCGCTCAAGGGTTAAGTGGTGCTGCACCAGAAGACTTAGCTATGGTAGAAGTTACACCTAGTGGCACAGGGTTGCATTGGGAAAAGCTAGATGCCGATTTTACTGTATCAGGGCTGCTCAATGGAGTGTTTGGCACCCGTGCTTGGATGACAAAGCTGCAAGAGCGCTGGCAAAATCAGCAAGCTTCTTAA
- the brnA gene encoding type II toxin-antitoxin system BrnA family antitoxin produces MNAEDLDHKFDEGEDVLEYFDLSTLRRPGLEPQAIEITFPQWMLAALDKEARRLGVQREAIIKLWLAERLDATLAIKTEA; encoded by the coding sequence ATGAACGCTGAAGACCTAGATCACAAGTTTGACGAAGGCGAAGACGTTCTAGAGTATTTTGATCTTTCTACCCTTAGACGGCCTGGACTAGAGCCTCAAGCCATTGAAATTACTTTTCCTCAGTGGATGTTAGCTGCCTTAGATAAGGAAGCCAGGCGTTTAGGCGTGCAGCGCGAGGCTATCATTAAGCTTTGGTTGGCAGAACGTTTAGATGCAACCCTCGCTATCAAAACAGAAGCATAA
- a CDS encoding DUF4160 domain-containing protein, with translation MPTVLRKDGFSFRIYSDDHIPAHVHVFKGGGEAKIDLGDSLANPKLVELYDMSNKDARKALEIVFEHQVELLQRWMEIHG, from the coding sequence ATGCCAACGGTTCTAAGAAAAGACGGGTTTAGCTTTCGCATCTATTCCGATGACCACATTCCAGCCCATGTTCATGTTTTTAAGGGCGGTGGCGAAGCCAAGATAGACCTGGGAGACAGCTTAGCTAATCCTAAACTCGTAGAACTGTACGATATGAGTAATAAAGATGCTAGAAAAGCGCTAGAGATCGTTTTTGAGCACCAAGTTGAGTTATTACAGCGTTGGATGGAGATTCATGGTTGA
- a CDS encoding BrnT family toxin, which produces MQFEYDVNKSRSNLAKHGIDFETAKLLWRDQYRVELEATSNVEPRSLVIGAIEGKI; this is translated from the coding sequence GTGCAATTTGAGTATGATGTTAATAAGAGTCGAAGCAACCTAGCTAAACACGGCATTGACTTTGAAACAGCTAAGTTACTCTGGCGCGATCAATACCGGGTGGAGTTAGAGGCTACATCAAACGTGGAACCCCGTTCTTTGGTGATTGGCGCGATTGAGGGGAAGATCTGA